A genomic segment from Leopardus geoffroyi isolate Oge1 chromosome A2, O.geoffroyi_Oge1_pat1.0, whole genome shotgun sequence encodes:
- the SLC41A3 gene encoding solute carrier family 41 member 3, translating to MHCLLTASILSGIYEINQHHPPKHQNNNSEINSVSARVLLSLVVPGHLIFFYIIYLVEGHLVPQSKMFVVFYLLASLMQVTILLYLAEVMVRLAWHQALDPDSHCIPYLTGLGDLLGTGLLTLCFLINWLLRSEAGLDGISDPASGPP from the exons ATGCATTGCTTGCTTACTGCCAG CATCCTGTCTGGGATATATGAAATAAACCAGCACCACCCAccaaaacaccaaaacaacaacTCAG AAATTAATTCCGTATCAGCTCGAGTCCTGCTCTCTCTGGTGGTTCCGGGCCATCTGATTTTCTTCTATATCATTTACTTGGTGGAAGGCCATTTGGTCCCACAAAGTAAGATGTTTGTGGTATTCTATCTGCTAGCAAGTCTGATGCAG GTGACAATTCTGCTGTACCTGGCAGAAGTGATGGTTCGGCTCGCGTGGCACCAGGCTCTGGATCCAGACAGCCACTGCATcccctacctcacagggctgggGGACCTGCTAGGGACTGGCCTCCTGACACTCTGCTTCCTTATCAACTGGTTATTGAGGAGTGAAGCAGGGCTGGATGGCATCTCAGACCCAGCATCCGGGCCTCCCTAA